The genome window GGAGTATTGGTCATATATGAAAACCCATCTTTATAGAATTTTGTTTCCATAACAAACAACTGAATGTGTTATATTAGCATAAATTTCGATTTCTGTATAAAGACTGCCCCCAATCCCACAGAAATCAACCGAAATAAACTTTCCCCCATTGAGTTACAACGACTTCAGGGTATCCCCAGTTTCGTAGCTCTTGAAACAAGTTGTGCACTTTTATTCATTTGGCTCCGtgctttattattatttttatttttagtgaTTTTGTAGCTGCAGTTCGGGTATCTCGAGTTGGCCTGTCTCAGCTCAACTCTCCGCTCATCCCAGTTCGCTTTTGGGCCGGCTGAGTTATGGTGGGCAATAAATTTATATGACatataaatgtaaataattGAGCGGCGCGGAGCCGCCGTCTAGAGTTGTCACAGCGGTGAGGCAGAGGCTCGGAGGCTGAGAGGGTTTTTTTCGAGGGGGTTTTAAGGGGGGCTTTAAGGGTGCCAGCGGCTTGTTGACTCCGTGATTGATGTTGGCCCACTCTGCGGCTCCTCACTTAAAAGTCCTTAATGGCCATTCTGCGTCGcgcatttaatttaaagttttgctGCATCGTTGTGTTACACATTTATTGtttctggtttttttttactgtACAGTAGGTATGCGAAGTTATGGGGGAAACCCATCTAGACAGTCAGGGAGAAAAGGGGGTAGGGTGAGGTCATGTCGATGCCCAGTTTCTTGATCACATAGTTGATTTGGTCCTGGCTCTTCAGACCGTAAGCCTCGAAGGGTTTCACATTGAAGCGACTGATGCGATTTCCGGAGATGCCCATGAGGAACTTGTAGTAGCTGGGCCGCAGCGAACGAGCCTCCAGGATTGCCGAGTGGAAGAGCACGGCCGTGAAGAATCCGTACATGAGCATCGCAAAGTGCGGCACCTCGGGCAACTTGCCCTCCGCGATGCCCCAGTTGTAGAGCAGATGCATGGACTTCCACATCAGATAACAGGCAACCGTGGTGTTCGGGAATCGGAAGAAGCCAATCGATCCGATGAGGCCAGCCGGAATGGCGAAGAGAGCATTGTCGAAACCAAACGAGTGACGCAGTCCGCATGAAGTCGACTGAAAGTTGAAAGGGGGAAGTGATAAGATATATTAATTGGTTAAACTCGGTATCTAATAAACGGCTGGTATTGCTCACCTTGAAGAGAAGTGAGAAGATGCCCAGCGCCAATCCCAACTGCAAGGATCCTCCGTTGAAGATCTGCTTGCGCCACTGCATCTTCGACTTGAAGATCTTGGGGATGTTGAGCAGCAGCTTTAGACCCACTGATAGGCCTACACCGCCCAGGAATGGCTTTAGTCCTCCAATAAGTGCGTAGGGAACACAGCCCCTCTTGTGTGGACAACTTGGATGTTTGGCCTTCAGCATGCGGTCATAGAGCTGTACGTAGGCCGAAATGCTTTGAAAGTTGAGGGGAGCCTCGCGAGAGCTTTGCGTGGTGGTGACCACCGGCGTCTTCAGTGGACCCTCATCCTCTTTGCCCACGATCAGGGCAAGAGCCTTGAACGTCGCATCCTTGGCCACTGTCTTGTGCAATCCGGCGCGATATAAATACATCAAGGCGGTCACACTTGCTCCCATGATGAACACCTGTCCGTTAGGAATGGATCGAACCCAGCCTCGTGCCTCCATCATCTTCCACAGGGTTTCGATACCCACATTGGCCACATACAATGCGAGGGGAGCACGGCGTTCTGGACGCTCGAAGGCAAGACATGAAAAGCTGGCCAGGAACGAGGGCAGCCAAGCAACTGTGCCGAAGTAGAATCCTCCCAGGATCTGACGCAAGTAGCACACGGCAAAAACAAAGAGGCCTCCATTCATCGAAAGGAACGCTGTCGACTGTAGGATTCCAGATGCAGTGCGTCTAAGATCCTTCAGCGATGGAATGCGTCCTCGCATGATCAAAGCCACCTGTGGTATGGAATAGATGGTTACAATAGGATTCATTAAAGTTAAGTATCACTAAAACTTGGAAGggttatttataatataaccTTTGTACTTCAAAATTAATATCAGTTGAACTGCCATATACAACGCACTTAAAGAAGGTCTAGAATTGTAGCCCATGTTTCCCCATTCAACTCACCACGTAAACAGTGGCGTAGGTGCGCAGACTGGGAGGGATCTCGGAGAGCATCATACCTGCCGCAGCGCAGGCACAGCTCTTTGTCCACGGATGGTGATACTCATAGCAGGTGCAGTTAAAGGCTATCTCGGCCAGTTTACTTTGGGCGCCCATGATCCACTTTGAATATTGACTTATGCTCCGCCGTCTACGATTATCGAATTGGCTTCGTGAGGATGATAAAGCTTATCGAGAAGGGGCTTATCGCCAAAAGTCGGAACGTGGCGCGCAGTGTCCACAATGGCTTAGTTAAATTGGAATTCCCGGATTTACGATTAATCCAGTGTAATTTCAGCTTGAAAATCTATGGAATGCTGTTACAAATATAATGATCCAACTTGCTCGATTCGCAGTAAATCACGCTGGGCATTCCTCGAATCAGCTTCAGCTGGTTATCCACTTGGTCTCA of Drosophila mauritiana strain mau12 chromosome 3R, ASM438214v1, whole genome shotgun sequence contains these proteins:
- the LOC117144344 gene encoding transmembrane protein 135, which translates into the protein MGAQSKLAEIAFNCTCYEYHHPWTKSCACAAAGMMLSEIPPSLRTYATVYVVALIMRGRIPSLKDLRRTASGILQSTAFLSMNGGLFVFAVCYLRQILGGFYFGTVAWLPSFLASFSCLAFERPERRAPLALYVANVGIETLWKMMEARGWVRSIPNGQVFIMGASVTALMYLYRAGLHKTVAKDATFKALALIVGKEDEGPLKTPVVTTTQSSREAPLNFQSISAYVQLYDRMLKAKHPSCPHKRGCVPYALIGGLKPFLGGVGLSVGLKLLLNIPKIFKSKMQWRKQIFNGGSLQLGLALGIFSLLFKSTSCGLRHSFGFDNALFAIPAGLIGSIGFFRFPNTTVACYLMWKSMHLLYNWGIAEGKLPEVPHFAMLMYGFFTAVLFHSAILEARSLRPSYYKFLMGISGNRISRFNVKPFEAYGLKSQDQINYVIKKLGIDMTSPYPLFSLTV